Proteins from one Pseudoalteromonas undina genomic window:
- a CDS encoding pirin family protein, whose amino-acid sequence MKITKVLTAYATQDGDGVNIRRIPGFDGKYLDPFLMIDELKSDDESDYIGGFPPHPHRGIETFTYILKGGFEHKDQMGNTEAIRAGDVQWMSTGSGVMHSEMPLADAEQGLHGFQIWLNMPSADKMREPQYQDTTEHPAPSFTNQQGISLKALAGTWQFESQQLASSLQNLAANGAIADVALPAGKELYLPALKQQKVMIYIHTGSLESAQGETFDSGKLLIVEPSSDICIRAEAAAGVLILAADPLNQPIAHMGPFVMTTEAEIRQAVSDYQNGYFGSLS is encoded by the coding sequence ATGAAAATAACCAAAGTTTTAACTGCTTATGCTACCCAAGATGGGGATGGCGTCAATATCCGTCGTATTCCAGGATTTGATGGTAAATATTTAGACCCATTTTTAATGATTGATGAGCTTAAATCTGATGATGAGAGTGACTATATTGGTGGTTTTCCTCCTCACCCTCATCGCGGTATCGAAACTTTTACCTATATTTTAAAAGGAGGATTTGAGCATAAAGATCAAATGGGTAACACAGAAGCAATTCGCGCCGGTGACGTGCAATGGATGAGCACCGGTAGTGGTGTTATGCACAGTGAAATGCCACTTGCTGATGCTGAACAAGGCTTACATGGCTTTCAAATTTGGCTCAATATGCCAAGCGCTGACAAAATGCGTGAGCCGCAATACCAGGATACCACAGAGCATCCAGCACCGAGTTTTACTAATCAGCAAGGTATTAGTCTTAAAGCGCTAGCAGGGACATGGCAATTTGAATCACAGCAATTGGCTTCAAGCTTACAAAACTTAGCCGCTAATGGTGCTATAGCCGATGTGGCTTTGCCTGCAGGTAAGGAGCTTTATCTACCAGCACTAAAACAGCAAAAAGTGATGATTTACATACACACTGGGTCATTAGAATCAGCGCAAGGTGAAACCTTTGATTCAGGAAAGTTACTTATTGTTGAGCCATCGAGTGATATTTGCATACGTGCCGAAGCAGCAGCAGGTGTTCTGATTTTAGCAGCTGATCCGCTTAATCAGCCAATTGCACATATGGGACCGTTTGTAATGACCACTGAAGCTGAAATTCGCCAAGCGGTTAGCGATTATCAAAACGGTTATTTTGGCTCACTGTCGTGA
- the rsmH gene encoding 16S rRNA (cytosine(1402)-N(4))-methyltransferase RsmH: MTAQFEHVSVLMDETIDALAIKPDGIYMDGTFGRGGHSGQILARLGDAGRLQAIDQDPQAIKSAEKFADDSRFSIAHSRFSKLYEVAEQNDLIGKVDGILLDIGVSSPQLDDAARGFSFMKDGPLDMRMDPSTGRSAAQWLAEAELDDITHVIKKLGEEKFGKRIAHKILEVREHTPITTTKQLADLVDEAVPVKDKFKHPATRTFQAIRIYINSELEEIQTALQAAIKVLKPGGRLVVISFHSLEDRIVKQFIKKQSKGEAIPRGLPLTDAQINKNLTLKAVGKAIKPSADEVARNPRSRSSVLRIAQRLG, encoded by the coding sequence ATGACAGCGCAATTTGAACACGTATCCGTATTAATGGACGAAACCATAGATGCACTTGCAATTAAGCCAGACGGCATTTACATGGATGGCACCTTTGGACGTGGCGGGCATTCAGGGCAAATATTAGCGCGCTTGGGCGACGCTGGTCGCTTGCAGGCTATTGATCAGGATCCACAAGCTATAAAGTCAGCAGAAAAGTTTGCCGATGATTCACGTTTTTCGATTGCTCACTCACGGTTCTCAAAGTTATACGAAGTTGCTGAGCAAAACGATCTAATTGGTAAAGTTGATGGCATTTTACTTGATATTGGTGTGTCGTCACCGCAGTTAGATGATGCCGCTCGTGGCTTTAGTTTTATGAAAGACGGCCCGCTTGATATGCGAATGGATCCAAGCACAGGCCGTAGCGCTGCGCAGTGGTTAGCTGAAGCGGAACTAGATGACATTACCCATGTGATCAAAAAGCTAGGTGAAGAAAAGTTTGGTAAGCGCATTGCGCACAAGATATTGGAAGTGCGTGAACATACGCCAATCACTACCACTAAACAGCTCGCAGATTTAGTTGATGAAGCAGTACCTGTTAAAGATAAGTTTAAACATCCTGCAACGCGCACGTTTCAGGCAATTCGTATTTATATCAATAGCGAGTTAGAGGAAATTCAAACCGCACTACAAGCGGCGATTAAAGTTCTTAAGCCGGGTGGTCGCTTAGTTGTAATTTCTTTTCACTCTTTAGAAGATCGCATTGTAAAACAATTTATTAAAAAACAGAGTAAGGGAGAAGCGATACCCAGAGGTCTGCCTTTAACCGACGCACAAATAAATAAAAACCTGACGTTAAAAGCAGTGGGTAAAGCTATTAAACCAAGTGCTGATGAAGTGGCTCGCAATCCACGCTCTCGTAGCTCAGTACTAAGGATTGCACAGAGGTTGGGATGA
- the mraZ gene encoding division/cell wall cluster transcriptional repressor MraZ, with amino-acid sequence MFRGASSLSLDDKGRFAVPTKYRDTLLSEDQGTVICTVALNEPCLWLYPLAEWLEIESRLAKISNMNPRARRMQRMLLGNATEYQLDKNGRILLAPSLRSHAELGKKIMLVGLMNKFEIWDEARWHEQMRQDTELERLGEFEPNDDLDNFTL; translated from the coding sequence ATGTTTCGTGGCGCAAGTTCACTGAGTTTGGATGATAAAGGACGTTTTGCGGTACCAACAAAGTACCGAGACACGCTATTGTCTGAAGATCAGGGAACGGTTATTTGCACTGTTGCACTCAATGAGCCTTGCCTTTGGTTATACCCCCTTGCTGAATGGTTAGAAATAGAAAGCCGTTTAGCAAAAATATCTAATATGAATCCCAGAGCGCGACGGATGCAACGTATGTTGTTAGGTAATGCGACAGAGTATCAGCTTGATAAAAACGGTCGAATTTTGCTGGCGCCTTCTTTGCGCTCACATGCAGAACTTGGCAAAAAAATTATGCTGGTGGGCTTAATGAATAAATTTGAGATTTGGGATGAGGCGCGTTGGCACGAACAAATGCGACAAGACACTGAGCTTGAAAGGCTTGGCGAATTTGAACCGAATGACGATTTAGATAACTTTACCCTCTAG
- the mraY gene encoding phospho-N-acetylmuramoyl-pentapeptide-transferase, whose product MLVWLAEYLTQYYSGFNVFSYLTLRAILGILTALIMSLYLGPKLIRGLQRMQIGQTVRDDGPQSHLSKSGTPTMGGLLILAAIFTSTLLWADLSNKYVWATLFVIGSLGIVGFIDDYRKVIRKDPKGLIAKWKYFWQSVIALVVATALYMTSTQTTETSLVVPFFKDVLPQLGLFYIVITYFALVGTSNAVNLTDGLDGLAIVPTILVAAALAIIAYLTGNINFSAYLHIPHLPLASELVVVCTAIVGAGLGFLWFNTYPAQVFMGDVGSLALGGALGIIAVLVRQELLLIIMGGVFVMEALSVILQVGSYKLRGQRIFKMAPIHHHYELKGWPEPRVIVRFWIISIVLVLAGLATLKIR is encoded by the coding sequence ATGTTAGTTTGGCTGGCTGAGTATTTAACTCAATATTATAGTGGCTTTAATGTTTTTTCGTATTTAACTCTTCGTGCCATTTTAGGTATTTTGACCGCATTAATTATGTCGCTTTATTTGGGGCCAAAGTTAATTCGTGGTTTACAGCGCATGCAAATTGGACAAACAGTACGTGATGATGGTCCGCAATCGCATTTGTCTAAATCGGGTACGCCGACCATGGGTGGCTTACTTATTTTAGCGGCAATATTCACCAGCACTTTATTGTGGGCTGATTTGTCAAATAAATACGTATGGGCCACATTATTTGTGATTGGTTCATTGGGGATTGTTGGCTTTATTGACGATTACCGCAAAGTGATCCGCAAAGATCCTAAAGGACTGATTGCTAAGTGGAAGTATTTTTGGCAATCAGTAATTGCATTGGTTGTAGCAACTGCACTTTACATGACCAGTACCCAAACGACAGAGACATCTCTTGTTGTACCATTTTTTAAAGATGTACTGCCACAGCTAGGACTGTTTTATATCGTAATCACGTATTTTGCATTAGTGGGCACCTCAAACGCGGTAAACTTAACCGACGGACTAGATGGCTTAGCTATTGTGCCAACAATTTTAGTGGCTGCAGCGTTGGCTATTATTGCTTATTTAACCGGTAATATTAACTTTTCAGCTTATTTACATATTCCGCATTTGCCACTTGCCAGTGAATTGGTAGTGGTGTGTACCGCTATTGTGGGTGCAGGGTTAGGCTTTTTATGGTTTAACACCTACCCAGCACAAGTGTTTATGGGCGATGTAGGCTCGTTAGCTCTAGGTGGTGCATTAGGTATTATTGCTGTGCTGGTTCGCCAAGAGTTATTACTTATTATTATGGGGGGCGTGTTTGTAATGGAAGCGCTGTCGGTAATTTTACAAGTTGGCTCTTATAAATTACGCGGCCAACGTATTTTTAAAATGGCGCCGATTCACCACCATTATGAACTTAAAGGATGGCCAGAGCCACGCGTTATTGTGCGCTTTTGGATAATTTCTATTGTGCTAGTGCTCGCTGGCCTTGCGACATTAAAGATCCGATAA
- the murE gene encoding UDP-N-acetylmuramoyl-L-alanyl-D-glutamate--2,6-diaminopimelate ligase, which yields MRDLHTILKYLEIDAARLMVNELRLDSRDVKPGDVFVAIKGHQLDGGQFIDKAIENGASAIIADRLCEFESDFEPLYLVSELNKKLPVLASKFYQQPSLELDLIGVTGTNGKSTTTAMIAHLAQFCRTQAAIIGTLGYGHPDNLTPLQNTTPSTVDLQHILSDLKEQQHRLVAMEVSSHGLVQHRVDQCHFKAAVFTNLSRDHLDYHGDMDSYGDAKLMLFRDFDAANVILNQDDGQAEQWIEKYSFNKLICYGRKNLAPKNAQFVYFSDVSYSATGISAQLTTSWGDIAIKSPLYGEFNLYNLTAALATLLALGYPLTQLVAGCEYLQPVAGRMQAFTAPNMPTCVVDYAHTPDALALALQALQQHVPGGVSCVFGCGGDRDKGKRVLMAQAAEQFADKVIITSDNPRSEDPNEIINDVAAGLTHPQNAHLEADRGAAIQFAIDNAKAGEVILIAGKGHEDYQIIGNKRIDFCDRQFVQQQLKQAVRGSQA from the coding sequence GTGCGTGATTTACACACAATTTTAAAATATTTAGAAATAGATGCAGCACGTTTAATGGTAAACGAGTTGCGTTTAGACAGCCGCGATGTAAAACCGGGTGATGTGTTTGTGGCAATAAAAGGTCATCAGCTTGATGGCGGACAGTTTATTGATAAAGCAATTGAGAATGGTGCCAGTGCAATTATTGCCGACAGACTGTGTGAGTTTGAAAGTGATTTTGAGCCGCTTTATTTAGTCTCAGAATTAAATAAAAAATTGCCTGTTTTAGCGAGTAAATTTTACCAGCAACCGAGCCTAGAGTTAGACTTAATTGGTGTAACAGGTACTAATGGTAAGTCGACTACTACAGCAATGATTGCTCATTTAGCACAGTTTTGTCGTACCCAAGCCGCAATTATAGGCACGCTCGGTTATGGCCATCCAGATAATTTAACACCGCTACAAAACACCACACCATCAACGGTTGATTTACAGCATATTTTAAGTGACTTAAAAGAGCAGCAACATCGCTTAGTAGCGATGGAAGTATCATCGCATGGTCTAGTGCAGCACCGTGTTGATCAGTGCCATTTCAAAGCGGCGGTTTTTACTAACTTATCTCGCGATCATCTAGATTATCATGGTGACATGGATAGTTACGGTGATGCCAAATTGATGCTGTTTCGTGATTTTGATGCTGCCAATGTCATTCTTAACCAAGATGACGGACAAGCAGAGCAATGGATTGAAAAATATAGCTTTAATAAACTAATTTGTTATGGCCGTAAAAACTTAGCCCCTAAAAACGCTCAGTTTGTGTATTTTTCTGATGTTAGCTATTCGGCAACCGGTATTTCGGCGCAATTAACTACAAGTTGGGGTGATATTGCCATAAAATCACCGTTATATGGTGAATTTAATCTATATAATTTAACCGCTGCTTTAGCCACATTATTAGCGCTAGGTTACCCATTAACGCAATTAGTGGCAGGGTGTGAGTATTTGCAACCTGTAGCAGGCAGAATGCAAGCATTTACAGCGCCAAATATGCCTACTTGCGTAGTTGATTATGCACATACGCCTGATGCACTCGCACTAGCGTTACAAGCGCTGCAACAACATGTACCAGGTGGAGTGAGTTGTGTATTTGGTTGCGGCGGCGACAGAGATAAAGGTAAACGTGTACTAATGGCACAAGCCGCTGAGCAGTTTGCAGACAAAGTGATCATTACCAGTGATAACCCGCGCTCTGAAGATCCCAATGAAATTATTAATGATGTAGCTGCAGGATTAACACACCCACAAAACGCCCATTTAGAGGCCGACCGTGGTGCTGCGATACAATTTGCTATAGATAACGCAAAAGCCGGTGAGGTTATTTTAATTGCCGGTAAAGGGCATGAAGACTATCAAATTATAGGTAACAAACGCATTGATTTTTGCGACCGCCAATTTGTACAACAACAATTAAAACAAGCAGTAAGAGGGTCTCAAGCATGA
- a CDS encoding UDP-N-acetylmuramoyl-tripeptide--D-alanyl-D-alanine ligase, producing MIPMDFDWLANVLATDYQGDNRQVININTDTRTLCDGEVFLALKGPNFDGHKFIEQAKQKGAIGVIVDHAIDTDIAQFVVADTRIALGTIGTAVMAQVAPKTIAITGSVGKTTVKEMCAAILSSKGDVLATKGNFNNDIGVPLTLLRLEPQHRYAVIELGANHIGEIAYTTAMTKPDVAVVCNVAAAHLEGFGSLQGVAQAKGEIYDGLKDDGIAIVNCDSEFSQYWLDKLAARKVKCFSSSEKLDIWAEDISLDAQARASFMLCTKQHRVPVTLALPGKHNISNALIAAALTSEFDVSLEEIASALATMGEVKGRVNLIEASDSLTIIDDTYNANVKSVKAAIDLLSDIQGHRILALGDMGELGEDARKYHQEVGEYALAQGIDELFTLGVLSKSASDVFELPNRHFSNREQMLQQIQNSISKVDKKITLVVKGSRSSRMELLVTDLVNGQQQAINGVS from the coding sequence ATGATCCCAATGGATTTTGATTGGCTAGCTAATGTGCTAGCAACCGATTATCAAGGTGATAATCGTCAAGTAATAAATATAAACACCGATACCCGTACTTTATGTGATGGTGAAGTGTTTTTGGCACTTAAGGGCCCTAACTTTGATGGTCATAAGTTTATTGAGCAAGCAAAACAAAAAGGTGCTATTGGAGTCATTGTCGATCACGCTATTGATACCGACATTGCTCAATTTGTAGTTGCCGATACCCGTATTGCATTAGGCACAATTGGAACAGCGGTTATGGCGCAAGTTGCACCTAAAACTATCGCTATTACTGGCAGTGTAGGTAAAACCACAGTTAAAGAAATGTGTGCCGCTATTTTATCAAGTAAAGGGGATGTTTTAGCGACTAAAGGCAACTTCAATAATGATATTGGCGTGCCTCTTACCTTATTGAGATTAGAGCCACAGCATCGTTATGCTGTTATTGAACTCGGTGCAAACCATATTGGTGAAATTGCCTACACTACCGCCATGACCAAACCGGATGTTGCCGTGGTATGTAATGTTGCCGCGGCACATTTAGAAGGTTTTGGTAGCTTACAAGGGGTAGCACAAGCCAAAGGCGAAATTTACGATGGTTTAAAAGACGATGGCATTGCCATTGTTAATTGCGATAGCGAGTTTAGTCAGTATTGGCTTGATAAATTAGCAGCGCGAAAGGTTAAATGTTTTTCTAGCAGTGAAAAACTGGATATTTGGGCTGAGGACATCAGCCTAGATGCACAAGCTCGAGCAAGCTTTATGTTATGTACCAAACAACACAGAGTTCCGGTTACGTTAGCATTGCCAGGCAAGCATAATATTAGCAACGCGCTTATTGCTGCGGCATTAACCAGTGAGTTTGACGTGTCACTTGAAGAAATTGCCAGCGCCCTAGCGACCATGGGTGAAGTTAAAGGGCGGGTTAACCTGATTGAAGCTAGTGATTCACTCACCATTATTGATGATACTTATAATGCCAACGTTAAATCGGTAAAAGCGGCGATTGATTTACTTAGCGATATTCAAGGTCATCGTATTTTGGCTCTCGGTGATATGGGGGAGCTTGGTGAAGATGCTCGTAAGTATCATCAAGAAGTGGGCGAATATGCATTAGCGCAAGGCATTGATGAGCTATTTACACTCGGTGTATTAAGTAAGTCAGCAAGTGATGTATTTGAGCTGCCTAATCGTCACTTTTCAAATCGTGAGCAAATGCTGCAGCAAATTCAAAACAGTATTAGCAAAGTAGATAAAAAAATTACCCTTGTCGTGAAAGGATCACGCAGTTCTCGCATGGAGCTTTTAGTAACCGATTTAGTTAATGGCCAGCAACAAGCCATCAATGGAGTATCATAA
- a CDS encoding peptidoglycan glycosyltransferase FtsI, translating into MRTRGKKPVNNLIAWRFILVCAVIFLVFVTLVSRAAYLQVIEPDKARSESDKRTVRVEKLHVQRGMIFDRNGKELAVSVPVVSVYADPKALHKSLVSKVLRQARKNGEDQQTLRENVAELNKRTALYYKNDLRWRELADVLRIEPSKINTRLLDDPTRRFVYLKRQVTPAVANYIGDLRLPGIHLLDESKRYYPAGEVSAHIIGFTNIDGKGIEGIEKLYENALTGEEGRRTIRKDAQGREVEVLDERERVEPESIQLSIDQRIQAIAYKAVKSAVLTYKATSGSAMVVDVKTGEVLAMVNSPSFNPNNLSGAAPHKRRNRAITDLFEPGSTVKPLAILAGLDYGTIQPDDKVDTYPGWMRLGGSLVQDTRNHGEMTLREILKYSSNMGVTKISQTVPKDYFVGLYQKVGFGSDSGTGMVGESSGLFYPNRRWSDHEIAALSFGYNIAVSTAQMARFYAMLGAGGVNRPLTVLKQDSIPEGERVFQQQDVEAVVHMMESVFEEGGTARRIKVDGYRAAGKTGTSKKAAAGGYGDEYVGYFAGIAPASNPRLAVVVLINEPGGDVYYGGATAGPAFAEIISNSLRILNVAPDKDSVAYVKGKDDGA; encoded by the coding sequence ATGAGAACGCGAGGCAAAAAACCAGTCAACAACCTAATCGCATGGCGCTTTATTTTAGTGTGTGCGGTGATTTTTTTAGTGTTTGTGACTTTGGTATCGCGCGCCGCATATTTGCAAGTAATTGAACCCGATAAGGCTCGCTCCGAAAGTGACAAGCGTACAGTACGTGTTGAAAAATTGCATGTGCAACGCGGTATGATCTTCGATCGTAACGGTAAAGAGTTAGCTGTTAGTGTGCCTGTAGTCAGTGTGTATGCAGATCCTAAAGCTTTGCATAAATCACTGGTGAGCAAAGTGCTCAGACAAGCCCGTAAAAATGGTGAAGATCAGCAAACTCTGCGTGAAAATGTTGCTGAGCTAAACAAGCGTACCGCCCTGTATTATAAAAACGATTTGCGCTGGCGTGAACTAGCCGATGTACTGCGCATTGAACCGAGCAAAATTAATACCCGACTACTTGATGATCCTACTCGTCGCTTTGTTTACTTAAAACGCCAAGTTACTCCGGCTGTTGCTAATTATATTGGCGATTTACGCCTACCAGGTATTCATTTATTAGATGAATCAAAACGCTATTACCCTGCCGGTGAGGTCAGTGCGCATATCATTGGTTTTACTAATATCGATGGCAAAGGCATTGAAGGCATAGAAAAGCTTTACGAAAATGCACTCACAGGTGAAGAAGGCCGACGTACGATTCGAAAAGATGCTCAAGGACGTGAAGTTGAAGTGCTTGATGAGCGCGAGCGAGTGGAGCCTGAGAGTATTCAACTGAGTATTGATCAGCGTATTCAGGCGATTGCCTACAAAGCGGTTAAATCAGCGGTATTAACTTACAAGGCCACTTCAGGTTCAGCCATGGTGGTTGATGTTAAAACTGGTGAAGTTTTGGCTATGGTAAATAGTCCTTCATTTAATCCTAACAATTTAAGCGGTGCGGCTCCTCATAAGCGTCGTAACCGTGCAATTACCGATTTGTTTGAACCCGGCTCAACCGTTAAGCCTCTAGCCATTTTAGCTGGATTAGACTACGGCACAATCCAACCGGATGACAAAGTTGATACCTACCCAGGCTGGATGCGTTTAGGGGGCAGCTTAGTACAAGATACCCGTAATCATGGTGAAATGACGCTGCGCGAAATTTTAAAGTACTCCAGTAATATGGGCGTAACGAAAATAAGCCAAACCGTGCCCAAAGACTACTTTGTAGGTCTTTACCAAAAGGTGGGTTTTGGTAGTGATAGTGGTACCGGCATGGTCGGGGAAAGCAGTGGTTTATTTTACCCAAACCGTCGTTGGTCAGATCACGAAATTGCCGCACTTTCGTTTGGTTACAATATTGCCGTGAGTACCGCGCAAATGGCTCGTTTTTACGCCATGTTAGGCGCAGGTGGGGTTAACCGCCCACTCACTGTACTAAAGCAAGACTCTATACCTGAAGGTGAACGTGTTTTTCAACAACAAGATGTTGAAGCTGTAGTTCATATGATGGAAAGCGTATTTGAAGAAGGTGGTACCGCACGCCGTATTAAAGTTGATGGTTACCGCGCTGCTGGTAAAACGGGTACTTCTAAAAAGGCCGCTGCAGGTGGTTATGGTGACGAATATGTAGGTTATTTTGCGGGCATTGCCCCAGCAAGTAATCCGCGATTAGCCGTTGTGGTATTAATCAACGAGCCCGGTGGAGATGTTTATTACGGTGGCGCAACGGCAGGTCCGGCGTTTGCAGAAATAATCTCTAATTCATTAAGAATTTTAAACGTTGCCCCAGATAAAGACTCGGTGGCATACGTGAAGGGCAAAGATGATGGTGCGTGA
- the murD gene encoding UDP-N-acetylmuramoyl-L-alanine--D-glutamate ligase — MQYLNEIKNKKITVLGLGVTGLGIVRFLLSQGIQPNVVDSRENPPGVDWLKQHAANLNTHFGDLNNAALSACDMIIISPGLSLKTPAVAQAMNAGVEIIGDVELFARINTKPVVAVTGSNGKSTVVTLAYEVLKTAGYKVALGGNIGTAVLDLLDGDFDVFVLELSSFQLDTTDSLKASSATVLNISEDHLDRYDSYQAYIDSKLSIYNGAELLVINADDRQTHPVSRTLAPQVSFGETQGDYHLAQHNNEAHFMVKGEAYLPVSTLAVVGKHNYLNTLAVMALLSPFEITKAHYKTALVQFNGLAHRCQFVGEFNSVKYFNDSKATNVGATITAIDSLAGKQQNLVVIAGGDAKGADLEALKPYVEQHVKALICFGKDAKELMALTAKGHLTTNMSEAVALAKQLSTSGDTVLLAPACASIDMYNNYMQRGDDFVHCVLQELP, encoded by the coding sequence ATGCAGTATTTAAACGAGATAAAAAATAAAAAAATAACAGTGCTCGGGCTCGGTGTAACCGGCCTGGGCATTGTGCGCTTTTTATTATCTCAAGGAATACAGCCCAATGTAGTCGATAGCCGAGAAAATCCTCCCGGTGTTGATTGGCTCAAGCAACATGCCGCTAATCTAAATACTCACTTTGGTGATTTAAATAACGCGGCGCTCAGTGCTTGCGATATGATCATTATTAGTCCCGGGCTAAGTTTAAAAACCCCTGCGGTTGCACAGGCAATGAATGCAGGTGTAGAAATAATTGGTGATGTTGAGTTATTTGCCCGCATTAACACTAAACCAGTTGTTGCGGTAACAGGTTCAAACGGTAAATCAACGGTAGTAACCCTTGCTTACGAAGTATTAAAAACCGCAGGTTATAAAGTAGCACTGGGCGGCAATATTGGCACAGCTGTACTGGATTTACTTGACGGTGACTTTGATGTATTTGTACTGGAACTATCGAGTTTTCAGCTTGATACCACTGACAGCTTAAAAGCCAGCAGTGCAACTGTGCTTAATATTTCAGAAGATCATCTCGATCGCTATGATAGCTATCAAGCTTATATAGATTCAAAGTTAAGTATTTATAACGGCGCTGAACTTTTAGTTATTAATGCTGACGATAGACAAACCCACCCAGTGAGTCGCACGTTAGCACCACAAGTTAGTTTTGGAGAAACACAAGGTGATTACCACTTAGCACAGCATAATAACGAAGCGCACTTTATGGTAAAGGGCGAAGCTTATTTGCCAGTAAGTACCTTAGCCGTTGTGGGTAAGCATAATTATTTAAATACACTGGCAGTAATGGCGTTACTCAGCCCGTTTGAAATAACTAAAGCGCATTATAAAACTGCGTTAGTTCAATTTAATGGCTTGGCACATCGTTGCCAGTTTGTGGGTGAGTTTAATAGCGTTAAGTATTTTAATGATTCTAAAGCCACCAATGTAGGCGCAACAATTACCGCTATTGATAGTTTAGCGGGTAAGCAACAAAACTTAGTGGTTATTGCTGGTGGCGATGCCAAAGGCGCTGATTTAGAGGCACTTAAACCTTATGTTGAGCAACACGTTAAAGCCCTCATTTGCTTTGGTAAAGATGCAAAAGAGTTAATGGCACTAACTGCTAAAGGTCATTTAACCACTAACATGTCTGAAGCTGTGGCGCTTGCTAAACAATTAAGTACGTCAGGCGATACGGTTTTATTAGCCCCAGCCTGCGCCAGTATAGATATGTATAACAACTATATGCAGCGCGGCGATGATTTTGTGCATTGTGTATTGCAGGAGCTGCCATGA
- the ftsL gene encoding cell division protein FtsL codes for MSKKASYRQPNLFIEIIKGLGANKITLALLVVIFASSLSVVQVTHLSRAQLIEQDSLLQERDELDLEWRYFLVEEEFYSQHARIEEVATSQLEMKRPTSQDEQVIILQ; via the coding sequence ATGAGTAAAAAAGCGAGTTATCGCCAACCTAATCTATTTATTGAAATAATTAAAGGCCTAGGTGCGAACAAGATCACCTTGGCCTTGTTGGTTGTGATATTCGCGTCAAGTTTGAGCGTGGTGCAGGTAACTCATTTATCTCGTGCGCAATTAATTGAGCAAGATTCGTTACTGCAAGAGCGTGATGAATTGGATTTAGAGTGGCGTTATTTTTTAGTGGAAGAAGAATTTTATTCGCAACATGCACGCATTGAAGAAGTGGCAACGTCACAATTAGAAATGAAGCGGCCAACCAGCCAAGATGAGCAGGTAATTATATTACAATGA